CACCTGTAATAATATATTTCATAAACTTATTTTATTTCTATTTTTTCAGGAAGTATACCCTTTGGTCTATACCTCATAATTAATAATAAACCTATTCCCATCATTAAAAATCTGAAATAAGGAACACTTTCAATTAAATGAACTTTCAAAAAATGTGTATCTTCTAAACCTGCTGTTGTTAAATTAACTAAGTACAATCCTATTGGTGCTGCTTCAATCCATAAGAACCAAACTACAAAACCTCCAAGAATTGCTCCAAAGTTATTACCACTACCACCAACAATAACCATTACCCAAATCAAAAAAGTATATCTTAAAGGTCTATAACTCCCTGGTGTAAATAATCCATCTTGAGTTACAAGCATAGCTCCTGCAATACCGACAATAGCTGATCCTAAAACAAAAATTAACAAATGCTGTTTAACTACATTTTTGCCCATAGCATTAGCAGCTTCTTCATTATCTCTGATAGCTCTCATCATTCTTCCCCAAGGAGAGTAAAGAGCTTTTTGAGTTAAAATTAAAAGAATAATCACAACAACTAAAAATAAACCTGAATAACAAAGTTTTACAAATACTGATGATCCTTCTATTACAAATTGATTAAGTGCTGCTTGTCTCTCTGTAATATCAGAAATCAAAGCTAATTTTCCTGAATTAAATTTTTCAACTAGATTTATAAACCATTCTGTTTCTTGTAAGTTAACTTCATATGGAGCAGGACGTTTTAAACCAATCACATTTTTAACACCTCTGGTTAACCAGTCTTCATGTTTGATAATTGCTATTACTATTTCTGATATTAGTAATGTCGCTATTGCTAAGTAATCAGCTCTTAATCCTAATGCTACCTTACCAATGACAAAAGCTAATCCTCCTGCAAAGAAAGCACCGACAATCCAAGAAAAAATTATTGGAAGCCCTAGCCCACCTAAAAATCCAGTTCTAGCTGGGTTTACTTCTTCAATTGCTTCAATACCAGGTTCAGAGACAAATCGTATAATAATTATTCCTGAAATAATAATTACAGCGATTATATAATTTCTAATTTTAGATTTTTGATATCTTTTAAGAACAAATCTAACAGCTAAAACAATTCCAATTATAAGAAATAGACTTAATAGAATATTGGTACCCCCTGCGCTCCAAGCCTCTTGAACTGGATTTACAGAAATTAAAACTGCAGCTAGACCACCTAGTGCGGTAAAGCCCATTATTCCAAAATTAATCAAACCGGCATAACCCCATTGAATATTAGCACCCATCGTCATGACAGCTGATATCAAACATAAATTAAAGATGGATAAAGCAATATTCCAAGATTGAAATATACCTACAAGGATAATTAATCCCATCATAATACTGTAAGCTACAATTACATTTAAATTTTTTCTCACAATATCTTTCCTTTAAATATTCCTGATGGACGATAGAGCAATACAATTACCAATATTGAAAAAGATACTGCAAATTTATAATCAGTTGAAAGTAACTGAATTAAACCATCTGGTTCCATGCTTTCTGGTAAAACATACATAAAGAATTTCTTATATGCATAAGTCAACAGTATTTCTGAAAAGGCAATTACGTAACCTCCTAGGAAAGCTCCAAAAGGATTACCAATTCCCCCAACTATAGCAGCAGCAAATATTGGGAGCATATTATTGAAATAAGTAAATGGTTTAAAACTTTTATCTAAACCATATAAAACTCCACCTATTGTTGCTAAAATTGCAGCAATCATCCAAGTAATCATAACAATTTTTTTTGGATCTATTCCAGAAAGTAATGCTAAATCTTCATTGTCAGAATAAGCTCTCATACTTTTTCCAGTTTTTGTTTTATTTAAAAACCAAAATAAAGTTGAAACTAAAATTATTGTGACAACAATTGTAATAACTTGAGTTGACTTAATAGCAAGTCCCTCGTTTAAACCTGTCATTTCCTTAAACTCATTAGCTTTAATCAAAAATTTCTCACCATCAAAAAATCTTCTATCTGATGGGCCAATTATAATTCTTACAACTGCTTGGGTAACAAACATTACTCCAATACTTACCATTGCTAATTGAACAGGGGGACTTTTATTTAATCTGTAATATTTAAATACAAACTTATCAATAATTAGCATGTATAAACCCATAAAGAGAATTGCAAAAGGTATTGCTAAAAGTGCAGTGGGTAAAAAACCAAGGGATAAACCAAGTGACTGAAAGTACCACGTAAAAAGTATGGCAACCATTGTGCCAAATGACATCATGTCTCCAGTTGCAAAATTTGCAAAGCGCAGTATTCCATAAATCAAAGTTACAAATATGGCTCCAATTGCTAATTGAGATCCGTAGGCAAGAGCAGGAACAAAAATATAATTTAATAAAAGAATTAACGCGTTTAGAAAATCCATTTAACCACCTAAAAAAGAGCTTCTTACTCTTGGATCGTTTAGTAATTCTTTACCTGTCCCTGAATAACGATTTTCACCAGTGACTAATACATATCCTCTATCAGAAATATTGAGAGCTTGCTTTGCATTCTGCTCAACCATCAAGATTGCAACATTTGTTTTTTTTACTTTTATAATATGATCAAAAAGTTCATCCATCACAATTGGAGAAACACCAGCAGTTGGCTCATCTAACATGAGTACAGATGGTTTAATCATCAGCGCCCTTCCTAATGCAACTTGTTGTCTTTGACCTCCTGACAATTCTCCCACAAATTGTTTTCTTTTTTCAGTTAAAATTGGGAAAAGATTATAAATTTCATCGATTACTTTTGTATAGTCTTGATTGACTAAGAAAGCACCCATTTCTAAATTTTCCTCAACTGTCATTCCTGCAAATACATTTTTTGTTTGAGGTACGAATGAAATTCCTTCTTTCACTCTATCTTGTGGAGAAAGTTTTGAAATATCTTTACCGTCAATAATTACAGACCCTGATTTTAAATTTAATAAACCTAGCATGGCTTTCATAGCTGTGGATTTTCCAGCTCCATTGGGACCAAGAATGGAAACTATCTCTCCTCTTTCAACATTAACAGTACATGAATTAATTATATCTGGACCCTTGCCATATCCACCTGTCATGTTGTTTCCTTCAAAAAAAGCCATATTTAATTATCTTTTAGTTTTGAACCTCTACCTAAGTAGCTTTCAATTACTCTGTCATCTTTTTTTGCATCTTCCACTGAACCCTCAAATAAAACAGATCCTTCTGCCATAACAATTACTGGATCACATAATCTTCCTATAAAATCCATATCGTGCTCAATCATGCAAAAAGTATAACCTTTCTCTTTGTTTAACTTCTCTATAGCTGTACCTAAATCCTTTAATAAAGTTCGATTAACTCCTGCGCCGACCTCATCTAACAATACTAACTTTGCATCTACCATCATTGTTCGTCCCAATTCTAATAGTTTTTTTTGTCCTCCAGATAAGTTTCCAGCTAATTCATTCTTTAAATGACTTAAATTAAGAAAATCAACTACTTCCATTGCTTTTTCTTTTATTTGACTTTCCTCTTTTGCAACTAATCCAGGCTTTAATAAAGCATTCATCAACTTTTCTCCAGATTGATTGCCTGGTACCATCATCAAATTTTCTAAAACTGATAAATTCGTAAATTCATGAGCTATTTGGAAAGTTCTTAATAATCCTTTTGAAAATAATTCATAAGACGGAACATCAGTGATATTTTGATTATTAAATAAAACACTACCACCAGACGATTTTAAATTTCCAGCAATTAAATTAAATAAAGTTGTTTTTCCAGAACCATTAGGTCCTATTATACCAGTTATAGTTCCTTGTTTTACTTTTAATGAACAATTAGATACGGCTGCTAATCCACCAAAATATTTTGATAAGTTTTTTATTTCTAAAATATTATCTTGCATTACTGAATTAGATCACAATCTCTTATAAATCTTCTTAAGTGATTTTTCTAGTAATCTATAATAGCCTGACTTCCTTAATTCATTAACACCTTGCCAATTAAGTCCACCTGGTGTCTGTTCATCTACTAAATTTTTCAATGGCCTAGAGGAATTTGAGAGAGCCAGCTCAGCTAAAGCTGAATATAACAAAGTTACATATTTTTGTGCATCTAATTTATTTGTTTTTTTTCTAATCAACCAATTTGATAAAACATTCAATAATTCATAAAATGAGGCCATTGTTCCTGAAATAGCCCAAAAATTTTTTGATAATTTTTCATTTTTGATTTCAATTGTTTGACCTATTTTGTCAAAAAAACTTTTAACTTTTTTATTAGATGGAAATATTGCAACTGGTCCTTTGCCCAATCTAATTGGTGGCATTGGAATGGCTCTTATAATAGTAGATTTTATTTTGATCAATTTATTTAATTTTGTATAGTTTGTAGTAGACATAAAACTTACTATAATTTGCCTATTTCTAAATTTTAGTTTAGGCAATATTTTTTCTCCAACTTTTGGTAAAATTCCAAGAAATACCCAATCTGCCTTATTTATT
The DNA window shown above is from Candidatus Pelagibacter sp. RS39 and carries:
- a CDS encoding ABC transporter ATP-binding protein, yielding MQDNILEIKNLSKYFGGLAAVSNCSLKVKQGTITGIIGPNGSGKTTLFNLIAGNLKSSGGSVLFNNQNITDVPSYELFSKGLLRTFQIAHEFTNLSVLENLMMVPGNQSGEKLMNALLKPGLVAKEESQIKEKAMEVVDFLNLSHLKNELAGNLSGGQKKLLELGRTMMVDAKLVLLDEVGAGVNRTLLKDLGTAIEKLNKEKGYTFCMIEHDMDFIGRLCDPVIVMAEGSVLFEGSVEDAKKDDRVIESYLGRGSKLKDN
- a CDS encoding ABC transporter ATP-binding protein yields the protein MAFFEGNNMTGGYGKGPDIINSCTVNVERGEIVSILGPNGAGKSTAMKAMLGLLNLKSGSVIIDGKDISKLSPQDRVKEGISFVPQTKNVFAGMTVEENLEMGAFLVNQDYTKVIDEIYNLFPILTEKRKQFVGELSGGQRQQVALGRALMIKPSVLMLDEPTAGVSPIVMDELFDHIIKVKKTNVAILMVEQNAKQALNISDRGYVLVTGENRYSGTGKELLNDPRVRSSFLGG
- a CDS encoding branched-chain amino acid ABC transporter permease; this encodes MDFLNALILLLNYIFVPALAYGSQLAIGAIFVTLIYGILRFANFATGDMMSFGTMVAILFTWYFQSLGLSLGFLPTALLAIPFAILFMGLYMLIIDKFVFKYYRLNKSPPVQLAMVSIGVMFVTQAVVRIIIGPSDRRFFDGEKFLIKANEFKEMTGLNEGLAIKSTQVITIVVTIILVSTLFWFLNKTKTGKSMRAYSDNEDLALLSGIDPKKIVMITWMIAAILATIGGVLYGLDKSFKPFTYFNNMLPIFAAAIVGGIGNPFGAFLGGYVIAFSEILLTYAYKKFFMYVLPESMEPDGLIQLLSTDYKFAVSFSILVIVLLYRPSGIFKGKIL
- a CDS encoding pyrroline-5-carboxylate reductase; this encodes MNLGFIGTGNIVSDVITGICKSKIKYKKIIISPRNKKKALFLKKYFKRVVIAKNNQEVINKADWVFLGILPKVGEKILPKLKFRNRQIIVSFMSTTNYTKLNKLIKIKSTIIRAIPMPPIRLGKGPVAIFPSNKKVKSFFDKIGQTIEIKNEKLSKNFWAISGTMASFYELLNVLSNWLIRKKTNKLDAQKYVTLLYSALAELALSNSSRPLKNLVDEQTPGGLNWQGVNELRKSGYYRLLEKSLKKIYKRL
- a CDS encoding branched-chain amino acid ABC transporter permease, whose translation is MMGLIILVGIFQSWNIALSIFNLCLISAVMTMGANIQWGYAGLINFGIMGFTALGGLAAVLISVNPVQEAWSAGGTNILLSLFLIIGIVLAVRFVLKRYQKSKIRNYIIAVIIISGIIIIRFVSEPGIEAIEEVNPARTGFLGGLGLPIIFSWIVGAFFAGGLAFVIGKVALGLRADYLAIATLLISEIVIAIIKHEDWLTRGVKNVIGLKRPAPYEVNLQETEWFINLVEKFNSGKLALISDITERQAALNQFVIEGSSVFVKLCYSGLFLVVVIILLILTQKALYSPWGRMMRAIRDNEEAANAMGKNVVKQHLLIFVLGSAIVGIAGAMLVTQDGLFTPGSYRPLRYTFLIWVMVIVGGSGNNFGAILGGFVVWFLWIEAAPIGLYLVNLTTAGLEDTHFLKVHLIESVPYFRFLMMGIGLLLIMRYRPKGILPEKIEIK